Part of the Limihaloglobus sulfuriphilus genome is shown below.
TTACAGACTGCTCAAGCATAAACTCCGGACACCGCTTGTAACTCCTTATTCAAAAGTGAATAAGGTTTCCTGCAGTCCGTCTGGTTCAGACGGTTTGAAAGCCAGAGACCAGGCAGACGGGCCGCTGAAAGAGGTAAAGGCACAAGGCTCGGATTGCTGGGAAATATCAAATACACCGGCTTCTCAGTATTTGTATTTTGCGGTTGATGCGGGTTTCAGGCAAAATCTGTTTGAAAAATTATCGATTTGTGTAGAATACTTAGATGACTCTGCGGGTGATATCGTTTTGCAGTATAACTCCAAAAACGAAGATGCACCTGGGGCCGGCGCTTATCAGCCGTATAAGAGAAACATAGTTTTAAAGGGCAGCGGTGAATGGAAAACCGACTGCCTTGAGATTTCCGATGCCATGTTCGCCGGCAGGCAGAACGGGCTTTCGGATTTCAGGTTTATAAATTTGACTAACAATAAGATAAAGATTAGAAAAGTAACAGTTGAGAAATCAGAAAATGACTAAAAAATTATATTTCGTATTAAGCACGCACTGGGACAGAGAATGGTACCAGAGTTTTCAGGATTACAGATACCGTCTTGTAGATTTGATAGATGATGTTCTTGATGGATTTGAGACAGATGATCTGAAAGGTCCGTTTTACACGGATGGGCAGGTTTGCCTTTTAGAGGATTATCTTGAGGTTCGCCCTGAAAAAACCGATGAAATTAAATCATGTCTCCGGGAAGGTAAATTCATTTCGGGGCCGTGGTATGTCCTGCCCGATGAGTTTCTTATATCCGGTGAATCCACTGTTCGCAATCTCGCCCTGGGGATAAAGACTACAGAAAAATTCGGCGGCAAATCTTCCCGTGCCGGTTTCCTGTGCGATATGTTCGGGCATATCAGCCAGATGCCGCAGATATTGAAACAGTTTTCGATCGACAAGGCATATATGTGGCGAGGTACCGATGTTAATACCAGAAATGTTATCTGGCAAGGCGCCGACGGAACGCAGATTTGTGCCTATGTATGCGGCAGTATGGGATATGGAGATTATGCCGATATCGTAAGAAACGCCGGTTCTGCGTACGAGAGTTTTGACCGTGAGAGGTTCAATAAAAAGATTCTTGAATACATAGACCTTGAAACTAAAAAAAGCAGTATAGACTCTGTTCTGCTTTTTGACGGGCTTGATCATCAGTGCTGGGACAGGGCGGCATACAAGGCTCTGCTTGAATGGGCCAAAGAGAGGCCCGAGTATGAATTACAGCATACCGGCCTTGATGATTATCTGGAGCTTTTATGCGATGAATCATCAAAAATAAAAGAAACTATTACGGGTGAACAGCGTCACGCCGCCGTAGATTACATGCAGGGAAAACACACAATATACGGAGTGCTTTCCAGCAGGGTTGATGTAAAACAGGAAAACACAAAATGCCAGAATCTGCTTTGCAGCTGGGCAGAGCCGTTTTCGGCGTTTGCAAACCTGCTCACCGGCAAAGAATACCCTCAGGGCTTTTTGGATGTTGCCTGGAAGTGGCTCCTGAAAAACCACCCGCACGATTCAATCTGCGGCTGCAGTATTGACCAGGTACACGAGGATATGAAATTCCGGTTCAGCCAGTGCCGCCAGATTGGCGAACGGCTGAAAAAGGAATCGCTCCAGAGCATCGCTTTGGCGACGGATACTAAGATTGAGGACGATCAGCTCAAACTAACAGTGTTTAATTCTCAGCCCAATGAGCTTAGCGGCGTATTTGAGCTGGATATAGTTCTGCCGGAAGGTTGGAATCATTTTGGCGAGCATTTCTTCTATGAGCAGATCCCCGGTTTCAGAATATTTGATTCTTCGGGAGAGCAGATCCCTTATCAGCGAATATCCAAAGACCCCAATACGCTTGTTCCCGTTATCTTCAGAACCAAAACGCCGGACCTCTATAAAGCCGTTACCGTAAAGGCGGCGATGAAACTGGATATTCCGGCGATGGGCTACAAAACCCTCATTGTAAAGCCGGCGCAGATGAAAGAGCCTGTGCGGCATCCGTCGCAGCTCATGCTGGCGCACTCAGGAAACTGTCTCGAGAATGAATACCTTAAGGCAAGTGTTAATGCAAACGGGACAATAAACCTGCTGGATAAAAAGTCCGGCCAGATGTATGAAAATATCCTTTCTTTTGAGGAAGACGGCGATATCGGTGACGGCTGGTTCCACGGCACTGCCGTTAACAACGAGGTTTTCGTCTCTACCGCGGGCAAATCGCAGGTCTCAATTCCTGCAAACGGGCCTGAGATAGCAGTGTTGAAAATCAGAACTGTGATGCAGCTTCCGGCGGAATTTGATTTTCATGCGATGAAACGAAGCGATGAACTGAAAGATTTCGTTGTTGAGACATACCTGACCTTACGCGGCGGCAGCGAAAAGCTCGAAGTTGAGACCTTTATCGACAACAATATAAAGGATCACCGTCTGCGGGTTGTGTTCCCGACGGGCACCAAATCTAAAACGTATCTGACAGACAGCGTGTTTGATGTCGTCGAACGCAGCATAACCAAAGACGAGAATAATTACAAAAAGAAAGAGCTTGAGCCCGACACCAGCCCCCAGCAGAGCTGGACCGCCGTCGGTGACGGCAAACGCGGCCTGGCGGTTATCAGCACCGGCCTTTACGAGGCGGCTCTGGGCGATGAGCCGTTAAGGCCGATAAAGCTCTCACTGCTGCGGTCAACGCGGCGGACAGTGATGACCGCCGGCGAGCCGGAAGGTCAGCTTCTCAAGCCCCTGAGCTTTAAATACGCCCTAAGGCCTTTAAGCGGCGAGATTAACAGATGTCAGTTGTTCTCTGATGCGCGTCTGCTGGCGGATGACATTGCATACTGCCAGTTACGCAAAAAAGATATCGATTCGCGTCCGGCCTCCGCGGCTAAACTGCCGCCGCAGCAGGGCCTCGTTTCTGTTGAAAATGCTGTTATGACCAGCCTGCTAAGCACAGACGGCAAAATTCAGGTCAGGGTTTTCAATCCCGAGAACGGGCCGGTTAATGCCGCCATAAGGTTTGAATCTGACAATACGGCTTCGATAGCCCGCGAATGCAAAAAAACAGATTTTCTCGGCAACGCTTATGAGGAGATTAAGGCTAAATCCGGAAAAGAATTTAATTTCAAGCTTAAAGGCAAAGAAATTGCAACTCTTTCATTCTCGTAACTCGTGAGATATGCTGGTTTTTTGATTTATTCTAAAAATAATATAAAAATAACATAAAAAACCGTTGCATTGTGCAGGTTTTTGTGGCATTATGTATGTACAAGGTCCCGTTCTGCGGGACCATTAACGGAAATATTCGTAAACAGAATAAACAGCATTTGTCACATGAATAAACTTTTAGAATCAATCGAGATAGACAATAAGCGGGGAAAAGAGCGGCCGGTTTATGAGCAAATCGCCGTTCATATAAAGGGTTTGATAGAATCTTCCCAGATATCTCCGGGTGCCAGGCTGCCCTCTATTTCAGATATGATGAAAAAGTGGGATGTTGCATATCCAACTATAAAGACGGCTCTTGATGTCCTTGAAGAAGACAATCTGATTCGTCTTGAGCCGGGCAGGGGCAAGGGCCCGCTGGTACTTAAAAATCCGGCTCTATGTCCCAGATTGAAATTTATTTTCCACAGGCTTTCCAACGAAGCGCAGTTTCTCAATCTTGAGAAGGGCATGCGCAGGTTTACCGGCAGCAATAATATAGAGCTCTCGGTAATAGACTCTGAATTTTCAGGTTTGTATTTAAATTTCGACAATTTAATCGATAAGCCCGATACGGTAACCGGTCTAATTCTTTATCCTATGGACGATGAAAATTACCTTTCCGGGGTAAAAAAAATATTAGAAATGGGTGTAAGGGTCATTTTTGTTGACCGGTTTTTCCCCAATCTCAATATCAGCTCTGTCTGCGCGGACAACTTTGCCGGCGGCTATATGGCATGTGAACATTTAATCAGCAATCATGATATTCCCGTGTATTTTTTCGGCAATGTTGCACGCCCAAGCTCAACACATCTTCGTTATCAGGGCTGGTTTCAGTCGATGCGCGAGCATTTTCCCCACCTTTGTTCGGACAGAAGATATATCTATGAGATACCTCTTGTTGAGACCGAGTACGCGGCAACGCATCCCCAGGTGTGGGGCAGGCCCGTCCGGGAGGCGGCTGAGGGGTTTGTCCGCTCATTGGAAAAAGAGCAGCTTGTAAGTGTCTTTTGCAGTAATGATGATGCGGCAAGGACCTTGATGGAAGCCGCGGCTGAAAACGGGCGAACTGTAGGCGGAGATTTCTTTGTTGCGGGATTCGGCAATAAACCCTTCTGCGAGAGGATAGAGCCGACCTTGACCAGTGTGATGCAGCCGGACGAAAAAATGGGCTATGAAGCGGCAAGGGTTCTAAGTGATATGATTGCCAATCCCAATTTAGCAAGACAGCGGATTAACAGGGTCGTACCTGTTGAACTAAAGATAAGAGAGAGCAGTATAAAACAATAACTTTAACTGGAGGTTAACAATGAAGCATTTAACCAGAATTTTGTGTTTAATTTCCCTGATGTTTGTTTTTCAAAGCGGCGCAAACGCTGCCGAGATCACAAACGGCGGATTTGAACAGGATTTTTCGGACTGGCGGTATTTCGCCGTTTCAGGCGCCGAAGCGAACTTTACAATAGTAAACGATGCTTACGAGGGCAATAAGGCCGCTTCTATAGAGGTAACAGCCGGCGGCGGCGACCATGCCCTGGACAGGGAAACAAACCGGATACAGATAAGCCCTGATGAGGTGATAAACATTTCTTTTGCCGCGAAGAAGATTTCTTCCGGCGATACACGCATGTCGTTGACAGTCTCAGAGTTCGATTCTTCCGGAACCTGGCTGGGCGGCGGTGCCAATACCGATTTTGTTTTCAATCCTTCCAGCGGAGATTATTCGGTACATGAGGCGGTTTTCGTGCCTAAGATGGCGGCAACGGCTTATATAAATATCGGGTTCCGCATCGAGGATGAATTCAGGATAAAGGTACCCGGTCAGTACTACGTTGATAATGTTGTATTCTCCGAGGGAGAAGTCTTCTACAACGGCGGATTTGAATCCGGCCAGATTGGCTGGAGAGCCTATGCAGTCAGCGGGGCAGCGGGCAATTTCGGCATTTCAAATGACGCTTATGAGGGCAGCAACGCATTTTCTTTTGAAATAACCGCCGGCGGCGGCGATCACGGCCTTGACAGGTGGGACAGCAAAATTCCGATAACATACGAGCAGACTGTCGGCGTTTCAGCGGCAACGAAAAAACTCTCCGGCCAAGACACTGTTCTCAAGATGATTCTGAGTCAGTGGAGCCTTGAAGGCACTCATGTCGGTGATGTTATCTATACACTGGATTCTGGTGTCGGCGAGTATAAGGTCAATCAGGTAGGCTTTACTGTAACCAATCCTGATACGGCAAGGCTGAATATCTGCTTTAGAATAGAAGATATATATGGTATTAAGGTGCCCGGGCATTATCTGATTGATGATGTCAAACTCGTTGAGCTGCCGCGTCTTTACAACGGCGGTTTCGAGAGCGATCTTCTCGGCTGGCGAGGAGTAGCGGTTGGCGGCGCCGAGGGTGATTTCACTATTACCAATGATGCTTATGAAGGCAATAAGGCGGCTTCTCTGGAGGTTACTGCCGGCGGCGGAGACGCTCTTCTTGACAGGGAAAACGCAAAGGTCGCGGTAACTGTTAATGAGACTATTGGAGTCAGCTTCGCGGCGAAAAAGATATCCGGAAACGATACACGCATTAAGCTCACAATCGCAGAACATGCCCAGGACGGCACGTATATGGGCAGTGCAGGTGAGAGAATGTTTGATGTTGGCTCGGAGTATTCTATCTGTGAGTTCAACTATGGTGTTCAAAATCCCGAGACCGCATTTGTCAACGTAGCTTTCCGCTGCGTGGATGAATTTAACTTCCCGGCTCCGGGGCATTATTATATTGACGCTGTAGAGCTGGAAACCCTGCCTACGGTATTCAACGGAGGCTTTGAAGACGGCCTTGACGGCTGGCGCGGCTATGCTCTGGGTGCGGGCACGTTTACAATCAGCACAGATGCATATGAAGGCTCAAACGCGGCGCTTATAGACATAACAGATGCAGCTGGCGACCACGCCTTAGACAGAGAAAATGCCAAGATAGCCGTCGGGCCGAACCAGATGCGTACATTCAGCTTCGCGGCAAAGCGGGTCTCTTCAGAGGAGCTTGTTCTGCGAATGACAGTTTCCGAGTTTGATGCCGCGGGCAGTTACCTGGCCTCTTATGGTCTGGGCGATTTCCGGCCGACAGAGGAATACGGTGTATATGATTTCAGCTACATGACAACCAATCCCGACTGCGCAAAGGTCAACATTGCTTTTACCATGTATGATGCAGGTTTGAGCGGAAAGGCCACCGGCCAGATGCTCATTGACGATGTTAAACTTGTCAATTCCCAGCTTGTTACCAACCCTGGTTTTGAGCAGAACTTTGATCTCTGGCGGTACTACGCGGTCGGCGGCACAGAAGCGGAATACACAATCAGCAATGATGCCTACAAAGGCGACAAAGCCGCGCTCATGACGGTTACCACCGCGGGCGATGATCATGCTCTTGACAAAAATTCTGCCAAGCTGCCCGTTTCCGCAGGCGATGTTCTGCGTGTTTCATTCGCGGCCAAGAATGCCGGCGGCGGAGATAACCTGCTGCTGCTCAATGTCGCCGAGTTTGACGCAGAAGAAACTTATCTGGCGAAGTACGGGCTCAAGTTCGTTGACCCGCCGGCAGACGGTTACGGCGAGTTTGAATACTACTACAAACCGCAGGATCCCGCAACAGAGTATGTCAACATAGCATTTACCATCTTTGACGGCAACGGCAGCGCCAAGGCCGCCGGCAGCTATCTTATCGATGAGGTACGTGTTTACAGCAACAGCGGCCTGAATCCGGCAGATGTAAACTTTGACGCGTCGGTTGATTCCCGAGATGTAGCAAAACTATCTGATTACTGGTTAACCAATGAGGTTATCCCCGGTGATTCGGTTTTAATCGATGATTTTGAAGGCTATATGAGTGCTTCGGAGCTCGAGTCTGCATGGATTGAGTTCTACTGGTCGAACTTCCAGGGCTCAAATACATCCAGCACAGTATCACTGCTTAGTGACCCGGCAGACGTTTACAGCGGAAGCCAGTCAATGCGGTGGGAGTACAACGCTGATGATACAACCGGCAATGACCAGGATTACACTGATATTGTATTTGAGCTGGACGCCCCGATTGACCTGAGCGGCGCGGCCTCTATCCAGATGAATCTCAACCGCCACGAAGGCAACAGCCAGGAATATCTGCTGTATGTCAAGTGTTTCGAAGGTGTTGTAGATGTATCGACACTCCGCGGCCAGGGCGTATGGCTGACACGCAGCGAGGGATCGACTTTCTCTCCGACCGGCTGGACGCAGTGGACGGCAAATCTGGATGAGTACGTTGATTACAGCAAGGCTGACCTTGACGAGGTTACAGCGATTGTTATCGGCTGTTACAGCCCCGCATCTGACGGCACAAGCGGCTCGGGCGTGATTGATATCGATGATATCAGCATCGTTTACGAGAGCGTTTGCGAGCAGACCGCCGGCGGCGATGTAAACGGCGACTGTGTAGTTGACTTTACGGATTATGCCGCGATTTCGGCAAACTGGCTTGACCAGATTGTTTACTGATAATTTAAAATAGGCGGTGCCGGCGGTTCTTTGCCGGCACCGCAGGTTTTTTGCGAGAACACATGACTGAAAACATCAAAAGATACATACTCACGGCGATACTTTTATCAATGGTTTTAACCGCCGCGGCTTCTGCCGTTACATATCCTACAATTTATAAATGGGATTTGCGGTTAACCTACTCCTGGACGCGCAATCTGCAGTACGATACGCACCATATGGCGGTCGGTCTGCAGGGACTTGCCAATCGGGAAGCTCCCCGCGTATTCCTTATATTTGACGATAATGACGAGATATGGTTTAACAGGATCACAGAAGAGGGCGGCGTCTGCCACGGCTGGAATGTTGTAAACATTAACAATATTCAGCATTATATCGAGCTTTTATCGCCGTATGCTGATGGTGTGGTTCTCTATGATCAGTCCCCTGATACGGGGGTGATTTCAACGAGCCTTGTCGCAACCAGCGCGGCGGCGGCCCAGGGCTGTATCGCCCTTAGAAATGATCCCAACAGCGGCGTGTATAAGATGCTGGTAACCAACTCTACCGGGCCGCAGCTGCCGGTAAAGATTGACCTTACCGGCAAATTCACCGGCTCGGGAACCATCTGGGGAACATCAAGGCAGTCAACCGGAAGCGCCAAGTGCGATGCGTATATCTGGCTGGTAGAGAACTATATCAAGCAGGGCAAATGCGATCCCGCCAAGCTGGTCTATAATATGGACTTGTGGGGGCTAAAGCCCGAGGTTCGCCTCGACCATGCTCAGCTTAGAAACCTTGATTACGCGTTCAGCCGCAAAGCGGTGTGTTTTGAGCTCTCTCCCTGGGGCGATGAGCCTGCGACAGATGATCCGGGCCAGCCGGTGGGAACAGACCTTGAGACTTTTAAAGAGATACTTGATGAGTGCAACGTCCAGACCGGCCAGAGTGAAATGATAAAGTTCTGCGGTTTTGTCAACTGGGCGTATAAGTACACTGACTACGCAAGCGTTGGCGGCTCACACCCGCCGGTAGCTTCAGAGTGGGAGATAGTCAGGGTTATCAGCGCCTACAACGCATATATGGAAGGCGATGCGCTCGATATGACATACGTGAGCAACACTTCGTTCTACAACGGGCTAAAACCCGCTCTTTCGCAGAACCGCTATGTCCAGAATCCGGCTCCAGGCTATCAGGATCTCGTTGACAGGGGCTTCATCGATTCTGCCGGCAATGTGGTTGATAACAATTATATTATGATGTATCTGGGCGATTATGACCAGGTATCATGGATGCTTTACTGGCTCGGCTGTGACCGCTGGCAAGACGCCCAGAGGGGCAATGTATATTGTAACTGGGCCCTGACGCCGAATTCGTTTGACAGGGCGGGCGTGGCGATGGATTACATGTACCGCACAAAATCCGAGAGGGACTTCTTCACCGGCGGCGATACGGGCGCGGGCTATATTCACCCCTCTCAGCTATACGGCCAGCGGTATCCTTCCGGCTATTCCAGCGGGGTTGATATCTGGCAGAAGCACTGCGAAGATTATTACCGTATATTCGATTATTCGATCACCGCCTGGATGCTTAATGCCGGCAGCGGGCCGCTGAAACTCGAACACGCCGATATGTACGCCCCGTTCAGCGGCGACGGCATCGGCTTCAACGACGACCTGAATTCGCCCATTCTGCGTTCTAATGTACCGGTGATTGAAAGAAACGGCCCGGATATCTACAACGATAATATACAGGCTTCAGCACTCGGGATAACTCCCAACTCGGGCGTTAACTTTCACTGGTACCGCAGTATTCTGCTTTATCCGAATAAACTCAAAGAGCTTGAGGACGAATGCAATAGTTTAGGCTATGACTACCAGTTTGTGGATGCCTTTACGTTCTATTACCTCCTGCGGCATCATCTCGGCGGGAATAACCACTACCGGGCAAGCTGGACGGGCGACGATATCCCCGATATTCTGGAAACTTCGCAGACTTACCCCGCCCGAATCACGGTTAGAAACGACGGCTGGGACAGCTGGTCAAGAGAATCCAATTACTGGCTTGCTTACACGATAGTTCCCCGCGGCGTTGAGCCGGAACACGCCGATTATGACAGCAGGGGCAGGTTCGGCATCGCAGAGGGTACTGTTGTAAACAGTGGCGAGAGCTTCACTTTTGATGTCGATATAGCCGCACCTTCACAGCCCGGAGAGTACGATATTTATTATGATATGGTCAGGGACGGGATTACCTGGTTCTCTGTGGCAAACAATATCGAATGGAAACAGCCGCTCACGGTTGTTGACGATGTATATACAGTGGATACAGACGGTGACGGTATGCCGGATGTAACTGAGAATGAATACGGCCTGCTGTTCTGGCACCCGGACGACGGTGTCTGCGGCGATGCCGGCTACCTCGAGGCGGATGTATCCGGCGCCGACGGCTCTCCGGACTGCTATGTCGATATAAATGATATTAAAAAATGCACCTGGTACTGGCTTTCACAGGATCAGGATTGCGAT
Proteins encoded:
- a CDS encoding glycoside hydrolase family 38 C-terminal domain-containing protein, producing MTKKLYFVLSTHWDREWYQSFQDYRYRLVDLIDDVLDGFETDDLKGPFYTDGQVCLLEDYLEVRPEKTDEIKSCLREGKFISGPWYVLPDEFLISGESTVRNLALGIKTTEKFGGKSSRAGFLCDMFGHISQMPQILKQFSIDKAYMWRGTDVNTRNVIWQGADGTQICAYVCGSMGYGDYADIVRNAGSAYESFDRERFNKKILEYIDLETKKSSIDSVLLFDGLDHQCWDRAAYKALLEWAKERPEYELQHTGLDDYLELLCDESSKIKETITGEQRHAAVDYMQGKHTIYGVLSSRVDVKQENTKCQNLLCSWAEPFSAFANLLTGKEYPQGFLDVAWKWLLKNHPHDSICGCSIDQVHEDMKFRFSQCRQIGERLKKESLQSIALATDTKIEDDQLKLTVFNSQPNELSGVFELDIVLPEGWNHFGEHFFYEQIPGFRIFDSSGEQIPYQRISKDPNTLVPVIFRTKTPDLYKAVTVKAAMKLDIPAMGYKTLIVKPAQMKEPVRHPSQLMLAHSGNCLENEYLKASVNANGTINLLDKKSGQMYENILSFEEDGDIGDGWFHGTAVNNEVFVSTAGKSQVSIPANGPEIAVLKIRTVMQLPAEFDFHAMKRSDELKDFVVETYLTLRGGSEKLEVETFIDNNIKDHRLRVVFPTGTKSKTYLTDSVFDVVERSITKDENNYKKKELEPDTSPQQSWTAVGDGKRGLAVISTGLYEAALGDEPLRPIKLSLLRSTRRTVMTAGEPEGQLLKPLSFKYALRPLSGEINRCQLFSDARLLADDIAYCQLRKKDIDSRPASAAKLPPQQGLVSVENAVMTSLLSTDGKIQVRVFNPENGPVNAAIRFESDNTASIARECKKTDFLGNAYEEIKAKSGKEFNFKLKGKEIATLSFS
- a CDS encoding GntR family transcriptional regulator, with protein sequence MNKLLESIEIDNKRGKERPVYEQIAVHIKGLIESSQISPGARLPSISDMMKKWDVAYPTIKTALDVLEEDNLIRLEPGRGKGPLVLKNPALCPRLKFIFHRLSNEAQFLNLEKGMRRFTGSNNIELSVIDSEFSGLYLNFDNLIDKPDTVTGLILYPMDDENYLSGVKKILEMGVRVIFVDRFFPNLNISSVCADNFAGGYMACEHLISNHDIPVYFFGNVARPSSTHLRYQGWFQSMREHFPHLCSDRRYIYEIPLVETEYAATHPQVWGRPVREAAEGFVRSLEKEQLVSVFCSNDDAARTLMEAAAENGRTVGGDFFVAGFGNKPFCERIEPTLTSVMQPDEKMGYEAARVLSDMIANPNLARQRINRVVPVELKIRESSIKQ
- a CDS encoding GxGYxYP domain-containing protein, whose product is MTENIKRYILTAILLSMVLTAAASAVTYPTIYKWDLRLTYSWTRNLQYDTHHMAVGLQGLANREAPRVFLIFDDNDEIWFNRITEEGGVCHGWNVVNINNIQHYIELLSPYADGVVLYDQSPDTGVISTSLVATSAAAAQGCIALRNDPNSGVYKMLVTNSTGPQLPVKIDLTGKFTGSGTIWGTSRQSTGSAKCDAYIWLVENYIKQGKCDPAKLVYNMDLWGLKPEVRLDHAQLRNLDYAFSRKAVCFELSPWGDEPATDDPGQPVGTDLETFKEILDECNVQTGQSEMIKFCGFVNWAYKYTDYASVGGSHPPVASEWEIVRVISAYNAYMEGDALDMTYVSNTSFYNGLKPALSQNRYVQNPAPGYQDLVDRGFIDSAGNVVDNNYIMMYLGDYDQVSWMLYWLGCDRWQDAQRGNVYCNWALTPNSFDRAGVAMDYMYRTKSERDFFTGGDTGAGYIHPSQLYGQRYPSGYSSGVDIWQKHCEDYYRIFDYSITAWMLNAGSGPLKLEHADMYAPFSGDGIGFNDDLNSPILRSNVPVIERNGPDIYNDNIQASALGITPNSGVNFHWYRSILLYPNKLKELEDECNSLGYDYQFVDAFTFYYLLRHHLGGNNHYRASWTGDDIPDILETSQTYPARITVRNDGWDSWSRESNYWLAYTIVPRGVEPEHADYDSRGRFGIAEGTVVNSGESFTFDVDIAAPSQPGEYDIYYDMVRDGITWFSVANNIEWKQPLTVVDDVYTVDTDGDGMPDVTENEYGLLFWHPDDGVCGDAGYLEADVSGADGSPDCYVDINDIKKCTWYWLSQDQDCDITGPQLSPDGVVNIYDIAVIASQWLRCNDPQNINCW